Proteins encoded in a region of the Esox lucius isolate fEsoLuc1 chromosome 9, fEsoLuc1.pri, whole genome shotgun sequence genome:
- the atp5md gene encoding ATP synthase membrane subunit DAPIT, mitochondrial → MGGHDSGTQHQFTGFAKYFNAYTITGRRNCVLLTYGCIAGMVLLFKLRPKKQAAVTSH, encoded by the exons ATGGGCGGACACGACTCCGGAACTCAACATCAGTTTACTGGCTTTGCCAAGTACTTCAATGCGTACACGATCACAGGCAGGAGGAAC TGCGTCTTGCTGACATACGGCTGCATAGCTGGCATGGTCCTCCTCTTCAAGTTGAGGCCCAAAAAACAGGCTGCGGTCACGTCGCATTGA
- the taf5 gene encoding transcription initiation factor TFIID subunit 5 has product MAAVQDGQVDLEVEKKEIKTETSNDGSGNNNANSSSPGSTSLGATSKSPTGPAEDQQTLLAVLQFLKRNKLNESVDILRREAGLSVEIDDSPGSASGGAGSGGASNSTVDGGDTNSLLSRVSIAIPAAPAVTAAPVPPKVTASGGEDQPDVNVVLSAYSQQGDPDLYPLYYNGLKKFIESVLDCHRAELSQVFYPLFVHMYLELVYNNHEVEAKQFFEKFSGDQECYYAEDLRILSGMTKKEHMKGNETMLDFRTSKFVLRISRDSYQLLKRHLQERQNNQIWNIIQEHLYIDIFDGMPRSKSQIDAMSGSLAGEAKRDANKTKVFYGLLKEPEIEVPLDDEDEEAENEEGKPKKKKPKKDSMGSKSKKQDPNAPQQTRIPLPELKDSDKLDKIMNMKEAAKKIRLGSDNLPSICFYTFLNAYQGLTAVDITDDSSLIAGGFADSTVRVWSVTPKKLRRVKSAADLSNIDKESDDVLERIMDEKTASESKILYGHSGPVYGISFSPDRNYLLSSSEDGTVRLWSLQTFTCLVGYKGHNYPVWDTQFSPYGYYFVSGGHDRVARLWATDHYQPLRMFAGHLADVTCTRFHPNSNYVATGSADRTIRLWDVLNGNCVRILTGHKGPIHSLAFSPNGKFMASGATDGRVLLWDIGHGLMIGELKGHTDTIYALRFSRDGEILASGSMDNTVKLWDTLKAFDDVELDDFTAATGHIHLPENSQELLLGSYTTKSTPVIHLHFTRRNLLLAAGAYNP; this is encoded by the exons ATGGCGGCTGTGCAAGATGGACAGGTTGATCTGGAGGtcgaaaaaaaagaaataaaaacagaaacttCAAATGATGGGTCTGGAAATAACAATGCAAACTCTTCGTCACCTGGTTCTACGTCTTTAGGTGCTACATCAAAATCACCGACGGGACCGGCAGAGGATCAACAGACACTTCTTGCAGTGCTGCAATTTCTCAAGAGGAATAAATTGAATGAGTCAGTAGACATTCTACGGCGAGAAGCGGGCTTATCGGTCGAAATAGATGATTCCCCCGGATCCGCATCGGGAGGAGCTGGATCTGGTGGTGCCTCAAATTCCACGGTAGATGGAGGGGATACCAACTCTCTCCTCAGTCGAGTTTCCATCGCCATCCCTGCTGCGCCCGCGGTCACCGCTGCCCCCGTTCCACCAAAAG TGACAGCATCGGGTGGGGAGGATCAGCCGGACGTCAACGTTGTCCTGTCGGCCTATAGCCAGCAGGGAGATCCTGATCTGTACCCGCTGTACTACAACGGCCTGAAGAAGTTTATCGAGTCTGTCCTGGACTGTCACAGAGCCGAGCTGTCCCAGGTCTTCTACCCGCTGTTTGTGCACATGTACCTAGAGCTCGTCTACAACAACCACGAGGTGGAGGCCAAGCAgttttttgaaaa GTTCAGCGGGGACCAGGAGTGTTACTATGCAGAGGATCTGCGCATCCTTTCAGGCATGACCAAGAAGGAACACATGAAGGGCAACGAGACCATGCTGGACTTCAGGACCAGCAAGTTTGTCCTGCGTATCTCCCGAGACTCCTACCAG CTGCTGAAGAGGCATCTTCAGGAACGTCAGAACAACCAGATCTGGAACATCATACAGGAACATCTCTATATTGACATCTTTGATGGAATGCCACGAAGTAAAAGTCAGATTGATGCCATGTCTGGAAGTCTGGCGGGAGAGGCCAAGAGGGACGCCAACAAAACCAAA GTGTTCTACGGCCTACTGAAGGAGCCCGAGATCGAAGTGCCCCTGGACGATGAAGATGAGGAGGCTGAAAATGAGGAGGGCAAACCCAAGAAGAAGAAGCCCAAGAAGGACAGCATGGGTTCCAAGAGCAAGAAACAGGACCCCAACGCACCACAGCAGACCAG AATCCCTCTCCCAGAGCTGAAGGACTCCGACAAGCTGGACAAGATCATGAACATGAAGGAGGCCGCCAAGAAGATTCGCCTGGGTTCAGATAACCTGCCCTCCATCTGCTTCTACACCTTCCTCAACGCCTACCAG GGCCTGACGGCGGTAGACATCACGGACGACTCCAGTCTGATCGCGGGGGGCTTCGCCGACTCCACCGTGAGGGTGTGGAGCGTCACTCCTAAGAAACTACGCCGGGTCAAATCCGCCGCAG ACCTGAGCAACATAGATAAAGAGTCCGACGACGTGTTGGAGAGGATCATGGACGAGAAGACGGCGAGTGAATCTAAGATCCTGTATGGACACAGCGGACCAGTTTATGGCATCAGCTTCAGCCCTGACAG GAACTATCTGCTGTCTAGTTCTGAGGACGGTACAGTGAGACTATGGAGTCTGCAGACATTCACCTGCCTTGTTGGGTATAAAGGACACAACTACCCCGTTTGGGACACCCAGTTCTCCCCTTACGGATACTACTTTGTGTCTGGGGGACACGACAGAGTGGCTCG TCTGTGGGCTACAGACCACTACCAGCCCCTTCGAATGTTCGCCGGCCACCTGGCTGACGTCACCTGCACGCGCTTCCACCCCAACTCGAACTACGTGGCCACCGGCTCGGCCGACCGTACCATACGCCTCTGGGACGTCCTGAACGGAAACTGTGTCCGCATCCTCACCGGTCACAAG GGTCCCATCCATTCCCTGGCCTTCTCCCCCAATGGGAAGTTCATGGCGTCGGGCGCAACCGACGGGAGGGTTCTGCTGTGGGACATCGGTCACGGCCTGATGATTGGCGAGCTGAAGGGACACACGGACACCATATACGCCCTCAGGTTCAGCAGGGATGGCGAGATCCTGGCCTCAG GCTCCATGGACAACACAGTGAAGCTGTGGGACACCCTGAAGGCCTTCGATGACGTGGAGTTGGACGACTTCACCGCGGCGACGGGTCACATCCATCTACCGGAGAACTCCCAGGAGCTGCTGCTGGGCTCCTACACCACCAAGTCCACCCCCGTCATACACCTGCACTTCACACGCAGGAACCTACTGCTGGCAGCGGGGGCCTACAACCCCTGA